The Biomphalaria glabrata chromosome 1, xgBioGlab47.1, whole genome shotgun sequence sequence tagGTTGCTATTAATACAATTGGAACAACTAtaaaaacgaaaacaaaaaatcgataaagctaaatttatatttaaattttaattaacagTCTCAcgaaaattgtaaaaatatgatatgtaaaaaaaagggaaatgaatGGAATACTTTGTTATATTTTCTTATCGCTTGTAAACCAAACGCTTACTGAGACGATAAGGGAAGGGTGTGGTAGTAGAAATACTTTAACTATCACTTATGTGTATAATTTTGTTTAAgtctaaaattatagaaatacaAATGTTGAGTAGCCAgacaataaatgtaaataatatgaattattaaatataaaactgTCCTACTTACCAGTAAATCTTAAATTCTGAAAATTCCTAATGTTCACTAAACAACTTTTCTGTTTCGCAGAACTcacaaaaaaacacaaggcAACGATTCGTGGCAACTTAACAATATAGAATCCACAAGTCTCTCagaaatcacaaaaaaaaaaaacacaaggcaACAATCCGTGTATTGAAAGGCAACttaacaatataaaatctaCAAGTCTCTCAGAAATCACATAAATTGAAGGCAGCAATACGTGTATCGTAAGACTACTTAACGATATGAAGTCCACAAGCGTCTCTCTTGCTTTATATTGCAGTGTCCAATGTCTACGTCACATCCCGTATTTCGTCCGTCCCCCTGACCGAACTGACCAATCCTCATGTCAGAGAGCGGTAAGAGAAGACAACAAAAGGTGTCAAAAGCGGTGTCTTATGTCATCACCGCGGTCACAACTTAGGAACAATAGATCGCCGCTGTCACACCTCAACGAGCAAAAGATGGCGGTGGTCATTGAAGTCCAGCCCACTCTAATGTACAACACCTGCTCCCCAGTAAAATGGGAAGATTTGTTTATGTAGTTATCTAAACAAACCGCATTTATCAAACACAGACGCCTCCCACCACGGACAATAGAAATTGtggcataaaaaaatatttgtaccatGTCATGGTACTCGACAATGGGCTAATCAAGTTGACACTTGTTTGTGCAGCTATACCAATAGAGTGGATATATCAAACATTTGagaaaacacagaaaaaaaaatcgctttaagaaaagaaaaaagcagaACTTTTAAAGGCATAAAATATCATAAAGttgtattttcaatatcttttctaatttacgatatctaaacgagacggacggacGAATGAAcaaacagaccacacaaaactaatagcgtctattcccaaTTCGGGGGCGCTAAAAATCGCATTTACGCCTATAGTTTCTTTTGTTGTGACCgcggtgatttttttttgttttgttgtgaccgcggtgatttttttttgttttgttgtgaccgcggtgatttttttttttgttttgttgtgaccgcggtgattttttttttgttttgttgtgacCGCGgtgactttttgtttcttttgttgtgaCCGCggggatttttttaattttgttgtgaccgcggtgatttttttttgttttgttgtgaccgcggtgattttttttttattttgttgtgaccgcggtgattttttttttttttttgtgaccgcggtgatttttttttgttttgttgtgaccgcggtgattttttttttttttgtgaccgcggggattttttttttgttttgttgtgaccgcggtgatttttttttattttgttgtgaccgcggtgattttttttttattttgttgtgaccgcggtgattttttttttttttgtgaccgcggggattttttttgtattgttgtgACCgcggtgattttttttttttttgttgtgaccgcggggattttttttgttttttgttgtgaCCGCGGGGATTTTTTTGTTGTGACCGCGgggattttttttgtattgttgtgACCgcggtgatttttttttgttttgttgtgacCGCggggattttttttgttttgttgtgaccgcagtgattttttatttattttgttgtgaccgcgggaattttttttgttttgttgtgaccgcggtgattttttttttgttttgttgtgaccgcggtgattttttttttgttgagatgatttgacaataattttattatacagTCATTAAACATATTCATTATGCTTAGAGCCTAAagctatttttttcataaactaagtattaaaatatttgataataCAGTGAAGTAAGAATAGGCTACCACGAGCTATTTCTGAATTCCAATTTATCGTCTAAATTATGTCCTCAGCATTGttagttcaataaataaattttttttttcttcatttaactctttttctccgtaattttttttccacgtttcgaaggaattcttcatttggcTCATTGCTATTTCActtccctgttatgattgggcttcaatagctttgttgtttgtcatcagaaaatgttgtatttggtatagaattaaagggaaaggcatgctctttttatataatacaaagtcaagtttacagaattaaacattaataaggtcaaaatcaacgatggtatcgtcgattaggagagaaagagttaataactaGTACCAGGTGCCCGAGCCAAGTGCGACGCACAAGCTACTGGACAATTTCCGATgctaagcttcgggcaggagagATTCATCAGCCTTGTCTTgcaacccacctagcagaattaaaactgaattcaaacctcagCATGCCTTGCAGCTGTACCCAAACACGGGGAAGGTTTCGTAGATCAAACCTAAGGAAAACTAAGGAACAAACAGCGCTACACTCTATCAGAGAagagcctgtgacgccgctGATCCAACACTGTATAACCCATTTACAAAAAATCACACAAAGAAGCTTTTAACGTTATAATTCATACTACCAGTGTGCCCtggaactgtattgttgcatacaaaaattcatttagtaatatcagatgaaggtttgtgtaagagtttttaaaactacaacggctggtaaaatcaaggTTTTATCTAGTGATTTTCGTATTTTGCTCTAAGTAAAgagatcttgtaagacgctAACAAACCAAATCTTCTCTACATAatgttgaagagagattttttgGGTTTGTTCTAAACTTTATCTTTTGAGTGTTGGAAAGCTTTTAATATCTTTTATCAGAGTGGCATAGTCTCGAATGATCATCCAGCATCATTaatttcatatcgtcataaaaagggAATTAGCAACCAATattttgacaaggaaggaaggaGTCTCAATTTAAAATAAGCAACACTGTAAAatctacatttcattttgtttatcaaTAGTTACGTTTAGataaagctatttaaataagtgcTGAAATTAATTACACTTTTCCATTTGAATaacaggataaatattgaaaggatAAATAATGGTACAAATCATATTAGTGTAGGAATTAATTACATTAATCGGATGTGAAAATAAAAGTCAcaacctgcttaaatgaaatccattatcgtagacccccgtggacatgtCATAGAccctcaatttattttttcactttcatagACCCCTTAGAAGTCTTCTTGGAAGTTTTCGTAGTCTATATAGACtcctttgggaatcactggtgtaagtggtttatgatgtgctacatattatgtgttctaggattttacatgtgatgctggttagtgatactggtctgtaatttttctccttttttaaataggaaggggggtgacataagcttctttccagtcccttgatACTCTGCCCTGGTAAATGCTGATATCTGACTGGTGGGGTTCTTGCACTCTCGTCTAGTGGAGAGACTATGCCTGTCAGATTCTACAGCTTATGCTGGAGAGTTGTGAACGGTCAagtcattaaaatatttaggctCTAAACTGGTggttacctaaaaaaaaaggtcaactgCCTCACTCCACATTCGTATATTAAACTTTTAAGGTGCATATATTAGTTGCTCATCAGAAGTCTTTCCCTCGAGACGCACTCGTTCTCCATTTGTTCCAACAAGCGATACACAGAGTGCACCACGCTTCTGAAATTGAGTCCACGGTCGTATCTGTAATCTGTAGTATGTTGTTTCGACGAAAGTCTTTGACCTAGTTATCTGGTGATGGGGGAGAAATATCTGTTGCAGCAAGTGAACTGGGCCCTACGATTACGCATCTGGCATACGATTGACCTCATTGTTTTCTTGAAATTTATAAGGTATTCATAAGGCTTTCCAATGcacatttcacaaccacacgACAAGCTAAAAGTTGGATTAAAACCCACACTAATTTTCTTGGTTTCCGTTATGCtatgtttatgagtaaaatTTCCTATACCTTTGTATACCCCGTAAATCTGACATCAGTTTGGGAAAACGAGTATAACCCGCGGGTAATATGTGCGACTATATGATGCAcgttaaaaaaacatatattcaCAATATAAACTCTCAAACTAAAATTTCATTTCTACAATAAGGGAATAGAAGTGCGGATAAAACAAACTTTCCGATATTTATTGTCAGACATCTATTACAAAGCCACAATGTAACTATTTTACAAAATGACGCGTTTCTCTTGAATCATCAtggtctgaaagaaaaaaaatagagagaaatattACATGGAATGTACTGTATAATTTTCAACTGTTTAGAAACAATATTTGTACTTCAAATCAAAATCACCACAAAATTAGAGCATTTACTTACGTGACATATTTACACACATAACATTGTCGCTTTATaccaagaaataataatattgtcGCTTTATaccaagaaataataatattgtcGCTTTATaccaagaaataataatattgtcGCTTTATACCAAGAAATAACAATATTGTCGCTTTATACCCAGGCATCAAAAACTTGTTGCTTTATaccaagaaataataatattgtcGCTTTATACCTAGGCATCAAAACCATGTCgctttatacacacacacatatatattaacataaatgttttatacACACACATCACAACATAGTGTTGTTATACACATACATTAGACATAATAACATAAAtgctatatacacacacatcatATCATAAACACCTTAAACACACATCATAACATAAATGCTTTATACATACACATCATGACATTGTTGATTTATATCCTACCATCATAATAAGACATTATCTTTGACTTCAAAGACTAGAGATGAGTGCAGTGCTTCACGTGACCACagaaacccagttgtgaccaaCACAATTTGCCCTATCTGATACATACAATGACGTTGTCTTTCGGTAGCctctaagtttttgttttttttattgtctgtgCTTGAATTACGGCAAATTTGCTTTATAGGCCATTCCTCCCAACATTACAAACTTGAGTACCACACCTGCTTTATCGTCACACAGTTTTACTAGTTATGTAGAAATCTTAATTGGAGGTCTATTGGTACTTAAGAAATCTAAAGTAGTGGTCTACTAGTTGTGTAGAAATCTAAACTATTGGTCTGTTAGTTctgtgaaataaaaacaagctgtctattctttatttaaaagtaaaactaaTGGTCTATCAGTTTTTTTAGAAATCTAAAATAGTTGTCTATTAGTTCTTTACAAATCTAAACTAGTTGTCTATTAGTTCTTAAGAAATCTAAACTAGTGTTTTGTTAGTTCGGTACTAATTTTAAGTGGTTGTCTATTACCTCTTTAGAAATCTAAACTAGTGGTCTATTAGTTCTTTAATAATCTAAACTAGTGGTCTGTTAGCTCTGTAAAAATGTAAACTAGTGCTCTATTAGTTTTGTAGAAATGTAAAGTAGTGGTCTATTAGTTCTGTAGAAATGTAAACCAGTGGTCTATTAGTTCTGTAGAAATGTAAAGTAGTGGTCTATTAGTTCTGTAGAAATGTAAAGTAGTGGCCTATTAGTTCTGTAGAAATGTAAAGTAGTGGTCTATTAGTTCTGTAGAAATGTAAAGTAGTGGTCTATTAGTTCTTTAGCACTTAGACAAACGAAAGATTTTCGATAATAACGTTCATtgctatattaaaatataaatgaagatataaataaaagaataacGTTTTTGATCCCATGACCGCAGCCTGAGgttttgagaacccctgctctatgtAATCATATTATAAATAGAGCCCATTTTCATGCGATATGACTACGCTGTTAAGACATCACACCCTGCATTTTAATATAGGTCAATCGCACAAACATGACATCTATTAGATGACAATCAAGAAATGTCATGTCTTAATGGCTATCAAAACGTAAACatcctttaaaaaaacccaCTACAGCAGAAGAACACTTGACAGTGTAATGCTACAGTCTACTACTGAAACAGAATGAACTTTCTTCATGCCTGCACGAATCACACTGTCAATATAATGCTAATAACCTAATATCAATTAATAAAGTCCCTTTAATAAACACACTGATGGCCGAAAGATCTTTtgatatataaaagtaaagttcccctttcataccttgtggttcgtagggcagatgatataaaggtgatctgtttctgtggtctacagttaacgagggtgtcatgtggccagcacaaagaccaaccgcctttggtTTTCCCCAACTtacgtacccattagagcagggtggacaCAGAGACGTCCAATCATCCCAAAATTAAATTTCCAGactcactaggattcgaacccaggaccctcgACTCAGAATCGAAGCGCTTTAGCACtctgccaccgcgcctcctgttTCACTAAGTGTCTCAACAAAAAAGGTTCAAATAgaaattttgtaataaataaactataagtACCTGTGTGTTAATCAACAGAAGCACTTTCAAGCCTCAGGAAGATTGCATTGCTTTCAACCGCTGGAATCCACCAGTCTAgaattttcttatattttgtaaacattttcagATTTTCTTTCGAGGCATATCTATCAACGTTCATGAGCACAAGCTTCAGTGTATTGACCGTCTTCTTCCACCTCTCCAGAACCAAGCTCGTATGCTTGATATCAAAGAAGGCGTCGTTTGGCGACATGATGTGAGAAATGCCCTTGAGATAATGAACCTCACTTAGGTCTCTTCTTTTCAGCTTCTTCAAAAGCTTTCGCAAGAACTTTGTCATGTCATTGTACATGTGGGTGTAAGCGAGCTTGAAAGATGAAAACGCCTCTAAGtggaacaagaaaacaaaatgttacacCATGAAACAACAAAGAGACAATGTAGTGACCTAATTGAGTTAGAGAGTATGTTAAATTTGGTAGATAAATGTATTgtatattaatttgttttaagcgacgctaaaagtagtgacgtagtcagacagacgaatgacgtagCAGAGTAGGCGTAGATGAAAAGCAACATGGAGATAGCTTAGAGAAAAGTTAAATAGAGCTAGATAGGATAAGTAACGACAGATAAGTAACGACAGATAAGTAACGGCAGATAAGTAACGAGGGATAAGTAACGGCAGATAAGTAACGGCAGATAAGTAACGACAGATAAGTAACGGCAGATAAGTAACGACAGATAAGTAACGGCAGATAAGTAACGGCAGATAAGTAACGACAGATAAGTAACGAGGGATAAGTAACGGCAGATAAGTAACGACAGATAAGTAACGACAGATAAGTAACGGCAGATAAGTAACGACAGATAAGTAACGACAGATAAGTAACGACAGATAAGTAACGACAGATAAATAACAACAGATAAGTAACGATAGATAAGTAACGACAGATAAGTAACGACAGATAAGTAACGATAGATAAGTAACGATAGATAAGTAACGACAGATAAGTAACGACAGATAAGTAACGACAGATAAGTAACGACAGATAAGTAAAGACAGATACGTAACGATAGATAAGTAACGACAGATAAGTAACAACAGATAAGTAACGACAGATAAGTAACGACAGATAAGTAACGACAGATAAGTAAAGACAGATAAGTAACGACAGATAAGTAAAGACAAATAAGTAACGACAGATAAGTAACGACAGATACGTAACGACAGATAAGTAACGACAGATAAGTAACGACAGATAAGTAACGACAGATAAGTAAAGACAAATAAGTAACGACAGATAAGTAACGACAGATACGTAACGACAGATAAGTAACGACAGATAAGTAACGACAGATAAGTAAAGACAGATAAGTAACGATAGATAAGTAACGACAGATAAGTAACGACAGATAAGTAACGACAGATAAGTAACGACAGATAAGTCACGACAGATAAGTAACGACGGATAAGTAAAGACAGATAAGTAACGACAGATAAGTAACGACAGATAAGTAACGGCAGATAAGTAACGACAGATAAGTAACGACAGATAAGTAACGACAGATAAGTAACGACAGATAAGTAACGGCAGATAAGTAACGACAGATAAGTAACGACAGATAAGTAACGACAGATAAGTAACGACAGATAAGTAACGACAGATAAGTAACGACAGATAAGTAACGACAGATAAGTAACGACAGATAAGTAACGACAGATAAGTAACGACAGATAAGTAACGGCAGATAAGTAACGACAGA is a genomic window containing:
- the LOC106077095 gene encoding uncharacterized protein LOC106077095 isoform X2, with translation MIARSLLLLIPFTMYLVSTTDGCGRGDLRILEKYWLDEELSELTDMKMAPEVLDIFLEVIHKKEQYRKLQDEIDRLRLTMEKELAEIYLLEKDAYIIEKQNPKLKEENQRKKEKAFSSFKLAYTHMYNDMTKFLRKLLKKLKRRDLSEVHYLKGISHIMSPNDAFFDIKHTSLVLERWKKTVNTLKLVLMNVDRYASKENLKMFTKYKKILDWWIPAVESNAIFLRLESASVD
- the LOC106077095 gene encoding uncharacterized protein LOC106077095 isoform X1 encodes the protein MIARSLLLLIPFTMYLVSTTDGCGRGDLRILEKYWLDEELSELTDMKMAPEVLDIFLEVIHKKEQYRKLQDEIDRLRLTMEKELAEIYLLEKDAYIIEKQTFIIEKQDPKLKEENQRKKEKAFSSFKLAYTHMYNDMTKFLRKLLKKLKRRDLSEVHYLKGISHIMSPNDAFFDIKHTSLVLERWKKTVNTLKLVLMNVDRYASKENLKMFTKYKKILDWWIPAVESNAIFLRLESASVD